A window from Hemicordylus capensis ecotype Gifberg chromosome 2, rHemCap1.1.pri, whole genome shotgun sequence encodes these proteins:
- the PDE12 gene encoding 2',5'-phosphodiesterase 12, which yields MWRLLRHTLRALPGLRGRKQRLGCRGPAGSALPAMERAVVRCVPAEPKLSVSLVLGDGSARHMQRDQAEPLGRALARIANNAGKGHTKAAKKSKKARAEAEAGALPLQPPTVCLFSQDGEAVAEDVPNAEAWQDGAVLQIGEARYRVERNPPTLTELQLPRSLLAGFPVCPKLRTEFGSASDCLFRWYQEQRVEPAAAATAGGERSGWVEAPGGTERVFTPSNAHIGLRLKLLCTPGDSQRRYGVPREVESSGPVEAGPGACTFDARHLYTKKVTGPGLIRTVTYNILADIYAQTELSRTVLYPYSAPYSLELDYRQNLLKKELAGYSADIICLQEVDKVVFTDSLGPALDAFGLEGLFKLKEKQREGLATFYRRDKFSLLSQHDIALNQALLEDPLNKELRDKLAPYPQVQEKVHQRSSVLQVSVLHSTSDPSRKICIANTHLYWHPKGGNIRLIQAAVALSHIRHVTHDMYPAIPVIFCGDFNSTPSAGMYSFVNSGSIAEDHEDWGSNGEEQWCSMSLTHPFKLKSACGEPAYTNYVGGFHGCLDYIFIDANALEVEQVIPLPSHEEVTTHQALPSVSHPSDHIALICDLKWK from the exons TCGTTGGTGCTGGGCGACGGCAGCGCCCGGCACATGCAGCGGGACCAGGCGGAGCCTCTGGGCCGGGCGCTTGCCCGCATCGCCAACAACGCCGGCAAAGGCCATACCAAGGCGGCCAAGAAGAGCAAGAAAGCGCGGGCCGAAGCTGAAGCCGGAGCGCTGCCTCTGCAGCCCCCCACCGTCTGCCTCTTCTCCCAGGACGGCGAGGCCGTGGCCGAGGACGTGCCCAACGCCGAGGCCTGGCAAGACGGGGCGGTCCTGCAGATCGGCGAGGCCCGCTATCGCGTGGAGCGCAACCCACCCACCTTGACGGAGCTCCAGCTGCCGCGCTCCCTCCTCGCCGGCTTCCCGGTCTGCCCCAAGCTGCGCACCGAGTTCGGCTCTGCGAGCGACTGCCTCTTTCGCTGGTACCAGGAGCAGAGGGTCGAGCCGGCAGCGGCAGCGACGGCTGGGGGCGAAAGGAGCGGCTGGGTAGAGGCGCCTGGAGGCACCGAGCGGGTCTTCACGCCGAGCAACGCGCACATCGGGCTGCGCCTCAAGCTCCTGTGCACGCCGGGCGACAGCCAGCGGCGCTACGGGGTGCCCCGCGAAGTGGAGAGCAGCGGCCCGGTGGAGGCCGGCCCGGGCGCCTGCACGTTCGACGCGCGGCACCTCTACACCAAGAAAGTGACCGGGCCTGGCCTCATCCGCACCGTCACCTACAACATCCTGGCGGACATCTACGCCCAGACCGAGCTCTCCCGGACCGTGCTCTATCCCTACAGCGCTCCCTACTCTCTGGAGTTGGACTACCGGCAAAACCTGCTCAAGAAAGAACTGGCCGGTTACAGCGCCGACATCATCTGCCTGCAGGAGGTGGACAAGGTGGTCTTCACGGACAGCCTGGGCCCGGCGCTTGATGCCTTCGGCCTGGAGGGTCTCTTTAAGCTCAAAGAGAAGCAGCGCGAAGGTCTGGCCACTTTCTACCGAAGGGACAAGTTTAGCCTGCTCAGCCAGCACGACATTGCCTTAAACCAGGCCCTACTTGAAGATCCCTTGAACAAAGAACTGCGAGACAAGCTGGCTCCCTATCCTCAGGTGCAGGAAAAGGTGCACCAAAGATCATCCGTGTTGCAG GTTTCTGTTCTTCATTCTACAAGTGATCCTTCCAGGAAGATTTGCATAGCTAACACCCATTTGTACTGGCACCCAAAAG GTGGAAACATCCGTCTAATCCAAGCTGCAGTAGCATTGTCCCATATTAGGCATGTAACACATGACATGTATCCTGCTATACCTGTCATATTCTGTGGAGATTTTAATAGCACACCATCTGCTGGAATGTATAGTTTTGTCAATAGTGGCAGCATTGCTGAAGATCATGAGGACTGGGGCTCAAATGGAGAAGAACAGTGGTGCAGTATGTCTTTAACCCATCCATTCAAACTTAAAAGTGCTTGTGGAGAACCAGCATACACTAATTATGTTGGGGGCTTTCATGGATGTTTGGACTACATTTTCATTGATGCAAATGCTTTGGAAGTTGAACAGGTAATTCCACTGCCAAGTCATGAAGAAGTAACCACTCATCAGGCCTTACCAAGTGTTTCACACCCCTCAGATCATATAGCACTAATATGTGATTTAAAGTGGAAATAG
- the ARF4 gene encoding ADP-ribosylation factor 4 codes for MGLTISSLFSRLFGKKQMRILMVGLDAAGKTTILYKLKLGEIVTTIPTIGFNVETVEYKNICFTVWDVGGQDKIRPLWRHYFQNTQGLIFVVDSNDRERIQEAAEELQKMLQEDELRDAVLLLFANKQDLPNAMAISEMTDKLGLQSLRNRTWYVQATCATQGTGLYEGLDWLSNELSKR; via the exons ATGGGCCTCACCATCTCCTCGCTCTTCTCACGCCTCTTCGGCAAGAAGCAGATGCGCATCCTCATGg TTGGATTGGATGCTGCTGGAAAAACAACTATTCTGTATAAACTGAAGCTAGGAGAGATTgtcactacaattcccacaattg gTTTTAATGTGGAAACagtagaatataaaaacatatgttTCACTGTTTGGGATGTTGGTGGCCAAGATAAAATCAGGCCACTCTGGAGGCATTATTTTCAGAACACACAG GGTCTCATTTTTGTGGTAGATAGTAATGACAGAGAGAGAATCCAGGAAGCAGCAGAAGAGCTGCAGAAAATG CTTCAGGAAGATGAGTTGAGAGATGCAGTGCTGCTTCTCTTTGCAAACAAACAGGACTTGCCAAATGCCATGGCAATCAGTGAAATGACAGACAAACTAGGTCTTCAGTCCCTGCGTAACAGAACT TGGTATGTTCAAGCTACCTGTGCTACACAAGGAACTGGTCTGTATGAGGGACTTGACTGGCTGTCAAATGAGCTTTCAAAGCGCTAA